In Pleurodeles waltl isolate 20211129_DDA chromosome 5, aPleWal1.hap1.20221129, whole genome shotgun sequence, one genomic interval encodes:
- the LOC138295295 gene encoding zinc finger protein 850-like produces the protein MYKTLRLKENLMQHQELHSGEKPYKCTECNKAVITKEKENLMNHHKLHTGEKQCDCAEYDKVLIRNGNLMQQQKILTGDKPHECEKAFITTGQLIQHQKVHAGEKPYMCTECDEAFITNQDLMQHQNVHTEKKPYECTEYDKPSFTKRNLIFQQKFPASNKSYEFSECDKLFRLKEHLTQTQKLHTGEKPYECTECNKAYSRKGQLVELQKVHTGEKPYECIECDKAFITKRRLTQPQEVHTGEKPYKCTDRDMSFLTTRNSIIHQKVHTQEKHYECAEGDQAFIRKKQLVHHQKAHTGEKAYECTECNKSFFTNRNLIRHQKVHAGKKPYECSECDKAFIIKARLMQHQKVHTGEKTYKCTECDKAFIAKQNLMHHQKLHTGEKPYKCTECDKAYIRKEQLSHHQKVHTGEKTYYCSECDKAFSRKGYLIRHQKAHTGEKPYECAECGKAFIRKDTLAVHQKLHTTEKPYECTECDKVFSLKGHLMRHQKLHTGEKPYNCTECNKAYITSNQLTQHLKAHTGEKPYECTECDKAYSRKDRLERHQKVHTGEKPYECIECDKAFITKGELTQHLKVHTGEKPYECTECDRAFMTNKDLMRHQSVHTGEKPFKCSECNKSFFTNGTLILHQKVHTEEIRYECSECDMVLSTKGSLIQHWKIHTGEKPFQCTECAKAFITKKQVTEHQKTHTREKPFECTECDKAFTTKQNLMNHQKLHTGEKPFECTECDKAFITKQDLIRHQRIHTGEKPYKCTECEKTFFSKKGLVYHEKVHTGEKPYECTECDKAYVERGELARHQKIHTGAKPYQCTQCEKAFFSKGGLFYHEKVHTGEKPYECTECDKAYVGRGQLVQHQRSHTGEKPYKCAECGKAFTRSDGLIIHQTLHIGLRSHKCTECDKAFKTKQVLLRHQKIHKGKNHSNARNVTGHA, from the coding sequence ATGTACAAGACATTAAGGCTAAAAGAAAATCTAATGCAACATCAGGAACTTCACAGTGgtgagaaaccatataaatgtactGAATGCAACAAGGCTGTTAttacaaaggaaaaggaaaacctaaTGAATCATCATAAACTCCACACTGGAGAGAAACAGTGTGATTGTGCTGAATATGACAAGGTGTTAATTAGAAACGGCAACCTAATGCAACAGCAGAAAATCCTCACAGGAGACAAACCACATGAATGTGAGAAAGCATTCATTACAACGGGACAGTTAATACAACATCAGAAAGTCCATGCAGGAGAGAAACCATATATGTGTACTGAATGTGACGAGGCATTCATTACAAACCAAGATCTAATGCAACATCAGAATGTCCACACGGAGAAGAAACCATATGAATGTACTGAATACGACAAGCCATCCTTTACTAAGAGAAATCTAATATTCCAACAAAAATTCCCTGCTAGTAACAAATCATATGAATTCTCTGAATGTGATAAGTTATTTAGACTGAAGGAACATCTAACGCAAACTCAAAAACTCCACACGGGTGAGAAACCATATGAATGTACTGAATGCAACAAAGCCTACTCTAGAAAGGGTCAACTAGTCGAACTCCAGaaagtccacactggggagaaaccatatgaaTGTATTGAATGTGACAAGGCATTCATTACAAAGAGGCGGTTAACACAACCTCAGGAAGTCCATACAGGagagaaaccatataaatgtactGATCGTGACATGTCATTCTTAACTACTAGAAACTCAATAATCCATCAGAAAGTCCACACTCAGGAGAAGCACTATGAATGTGCTGAAGGTGACCAGGCTTTcattagaaagaaacagcttgtgCACCACCAAAAAGCCCACACGGGGGAGAAAGCATATGAATGTACTGAATGCAACAAGTCGTTCTTTACTAATCGAAATCTAATACGCCATCAGAAAGTCCACGCTGGGAAGAAACCCTATGAATGTAGTGAATGTGATAAAGCTTTCATTATAAAGGCACGGTTAATGCAACATCAGAAAGTCCACACAGGAGAGAAAAcatataaatgtactgaatgtgacaaggcattcATTGCGAAGCAAAACTTAATGCATCATCAGAAACTCCACACTGGCGAAAAACcatataaatgtactgaatgtgacaaggcTTACATTAGAAAGGAACAGCTATCACACCACCAAAAAGTCCATACTGGTGAGAAGACATATTACTGTAGTGAATGTGATAAAGCGTTTAGTAGAAAGGGATATCTAATTCGACATCAGAAAGCCCACACTGGCGAGAAACCATATGAATGTGCTGAATGTGGCAAGGCATTCATTAGAAAGGACACCTTAGCTGTTCATCAGAAACTCCACACTACAGAAAAACCATATGAATGTACTGAATGTGATAAGGTTTTCAGCTTAAAGGGACATCTAATGCGACATCAGAAACTCCACACTGGTGAGAAACCATATAACTGTACTGAATGTAACAAGGCCTACATTACAAGTAACCAGCTAACCCAGCATCTGAAagcccacactggggagaaaccatatgaaTGCACTGAATGTGACAAGGCCTACAGTAGAAAGGATCGACTTGAGCGACACCAGAAAGTCCACACTGGTGAGAAACCATATGAATGTATTGAATGTGACAAGGCATTCATTACAAAGGGAGAGTTAACGCAACACCTGAAAGTccacacaggggagaaaccatatGAATGCACTGAATGTGACAGGGCGTTTATGACAAACAAAGATCTAATGCGACATCAGAGTGTCCACACAGGGGAGAAACCTTTTAAATGTAGTGAATGCAACAAGTCATTCTTTACTAATGGAACCCTAATACTCCACCAGAAAGTCCACACTGAGGAGATACGATATGAATGCAGTGAATGTGATATGGTGTTAAGTACAAAAGGAAGCCTAATCCAACATtggaaaatccacactggggagaaaccatttCAATGTACTGAATGTGCGAAAGCATTCATTACAAAGAAACAGGTAACAGAGCATCAAAAAACCCACACCAGGGAGAAACCATTTGAGTGCActgaatgtgacaaagcatttactACAAAGCAAAACCTAATGAATCATCAGAAACTCCACACTGGCGAGAAACCATTTGAATGCACTGAATGTGACAAGGCGTTTATTACAAAACAAGATCTAATACGACACCAGAGAATCCACACAGGAGAGAAACCTTATAAATGTACTGAATGCGAGAagacatttttttcaaagaaagggCTAGTATACCATGAGAAAgtgcacactggggaaaaaccttatGAATGCACTGAATGTGACAAGGCGTATGTTGAAAGGGGAGAATTAGCACGACACCAGAAAATCCACACAGGGGCAAAACCTTATCAATGTACTCAATGTGAGAAGGCATTCTTTTCAAAGGGAGGACTATTCTACCATGAGAAAgtccacactggggaaaaaccttatGAATGCACTGAATGTGACAAGGCATATGTTGGAAGGGGACAACTAGTGCAACACCAAAGAAGCCACACGGGGGAAAAACCCTATAAATGTGCTGAATGTGGCAAAGCATTTACTAGAAGTGACGGTCTAATAATACATCAGACACTGCACATTGGTTTAAGATCAcataaatgtactgaatgtgatAAGGCGTTTAAGACAAAACAAGTGCTGTTGAGACACCAGAAAATCCAcaaggggaaaaaccattcaaatgCACGTAATGTAACTGGGCATGCATGA